The window AGTTTCATTTTAGCCTCCTACGACAGTATTTTTTTGGCGATAATTCCTTTCATAATTTCGGTTGTCCCAGCGTAAATGGACGTCACCGAAATGTCACGATATCTACGAGCAATTTCATATTCCTCCATATAGCCATAGCCACCATGAAGTTGAAGACATTCCGCAGCTACTCGTTTTGCCATTTCACTAATCCACCACTTTGCCATCGATACTTCTTTGACGATATCATCGCCATGCATATGTTTTTCGGTCAAGGTATTCACATAGTTTCGTCCCATGTCAATCTCTGTTGCCATTTCAGCAAGTTTAAACTGAGTATTTTGGAAATCGGCAATTCGGCTGCCGAAAGCTTTACGTTCTTTCACATAATCTATTGTCAGTTTCAGCATTTCTTCTGCTTCTACTTGAACTTGAAGTGCTACGACAAGGCGCTCTTGCTGCAGCTTTTCCATTAAATAATAAAATCCTTTACCTTCTTCACCAAGTAGGTTTTCAACAGGTACTTTTACGTCCTCAAAAATTAGCTCTGCTGTATCACCAGAATGCATGCCGATTTTATTTAACTTTTTCCCCCGTTTGAACCCCTTTGTTCCATTTTCAACGATTAGTAAACTAATTCCGCGATACGCGGGTTGTGCATGAGTATCTGTTTTACAAACTACAACGACGTAATCTGCATGGACGCCATTTGTAATAAACGTTTTCTCTCCGTTTAAAATATAGTATTCACCGTCTTTACGCGCAGTAGTTTTTATGCCGGCTAAGTCTGAACCAGCGCCAGGCTCAGTCATGGCGATTGCGGAAATATATTCACCAGTAGCGCTTTTTGGAAGCCACTTTTGTTTTTGTTGCTCTGTCCCATACGTCGCGATGTAAGGGCTTACAATATCGGAATGCAAACAGATTCCACTCGCTAAACCCACCCCTACTTTTTCTAATTCTTCGGTTAAAATCATAGAGTAAGAGAAATCAAGCTCCAAGCCACCATACTGTTCTTCCACCCATGGAAGTAAGAAACCATTTTCGCCTAGCTTTAACCAAAATTCACGTGGAATATCACGTTCTTCTTCCCATTTTTCGTAATACGGATACGCTTCTTTCTGGAGCATTTTTCTAAGTGCTTCTCTAAACATTTCATGTTCTTTTGTTAAAAAAGTAGCTTTCATGTGTTTTTATTCCTCCTTAAGGTATAAAATTTGTTTTCTGTATATTCTGAATTAAGTTTCATTTTAGCGGTCTAAATTCTAAATTGCAATGTTTTTTTAAACGGCGTTCAATTTTTAATTTATGTTCAAACTTTGAATATCATTCATTATGAAAGTTTGAACATAAAAAATATGTATTCTATTTGGTAGAAAAGGCTGTGATAGTGTGAAATGGATGGAATGAAATTAATAAGAGGGGTTTAAATGACGGATCATGAATCACTTGAAATGTTATAAAAAAATGGAACGAACGGAGTCCCAACTTGAAGTATTACATTACAAGTTTTGATGAATTCAGAGATAATAGCAGAAAAAAGCGATATGTTTGGTAGTTTTAAACAAACTGAACAAAAGCAAGAACAAATAATTGATTTATTTTCAATACGTTCTCTATTGACCAAGAAGCCGAGTTACGCTACCTAAAACAATAAATGCATATACGAAAAAAGGACATGCTGCGCTCCATGTCCTTTTTGTTTTAACATTTAATGGTCAAATTTTATCTAATATACTGATAAAACAACCCGTCATTCGTATCGTACCATAGAATTTGGCCGTGTTTTTTCTTTGGCAGTCTTACGTTCAAACTCCATTCAGGGAATAGTTTGATTAATTGGATTTGTTCACCCGTTGCAAATGCTACAAACGAAATATAATGCGCCTTTGTCATTGGGTGTTCGCTGGAAATAGACCATTCATTGTCAATTTCTACAATGCTTAATTTTTCAGTGTCTGTAGCTTTTTTTGCTTCAAGTGGTTCAAGTTTACGACCGCAACATGAAATAGTGAAATTCCCTGTTGCAAGCCCAATGTTCGTACAATTTGGACAAACATAATAAAGTGACTTTTTCATATTTCCTCCTACCATTTCATTTAATGTGATTTCCCCAACTAATAAATATTCAATGGGTACTTCTAGGAGGGTTGATAATTGCGGGAGTAGTGAAATGTCTGGACATCCGGAACCGCGCTCCCATTTTGAGATGGTGCGGTCTGAAAGAAGCATTTCATCAGCTAATTGTTTTTGTGTCAGCCCTTTTTCCTTCCGCAGTTGATAGATGAGCTGACCAATTTTTTCATTATCCATGTGTAATCCCTCCTCCTACTTTATAATAATGTGCATTGATGTCCTTTACAACAAACGCTCCGTAGAGTTTGTGAATCCCCAAAATAATTTAAAGAAATGTAGCTTTTGAATAAAGTTCGATAAAAAGTAAGTTACAAACGCTAATTTTATATAGAAAGAAACCAACCGTTTTGAAACAAAATTTGATCAAAACAGTTGGTTCTTTATTTATCTAGTTTGGTTTTTATAATAAAGGTTGATTATTTCAGGATACGTAACTTCAATTAAAGCACCCCGTTTGTTTAAGTACATTTGAAACCAACAGTTATCCAAAGTTATTATGAAAACACCAAACAACAAGAATCATACTAACTATTCCCCAAGCTGTGGCACTCAATATCCACCAAATTATGGATTTATCTTTTGTTGAACTTTCCTCTCCTTCCATATTTACTGTTATAAAAGCGAGCTTACTTTCCATACCTTTTTTCATAGAAGTGAGAACAACAAATCCGATTATTATGAAAGCAATTGTTATCCAGAGTAATAAGTCCACCATTTATACCTCCTTTTTTTGTGAATTACTTTCCTTCCAATCTTCTTTATTCAATTATCCTGCTTCTTTAGTTTAATAAGAAAAAATGCTTTACTCCTTCTTGAAGTAAAGCACCCCGTTAGTTGAATAAGGATTATATAAAATAATATCTTGTGATTTAACCAAACATTTAAATCAACTTTCCCTTGAACTGACAATAAACGATATAAGTACCGATAAGGCTCCCTACATTTTGTTAAATCTGGAATTCCCGTAACCTTTTCATAACCAGATTTAAACTCCTTTGCCGATTTTTCATCTAGAACGTATAATGCAACCTTTACTTGAAATATGCTCTATATGCTGTGATAAAATCTTTTGGTGAAGATTTCACGATATACGTATATACACCTTGTAGCGTATGTAAATAGAGAATACCACCTTGATTTGCAATTTCTCGATAAGAAAAATCCATCACAACCTTAATCGGAAACTCTCTATTCTGTGTAACGACCTTATCATTGTATAAGTAAATGATTCGGTCATGCTCAATTTCAAACTGTTCAATACTTGTCACTTTTCTTTCTATTTTTATATAAGGATGTTGCGCTATCAAGCTCATATAATCCTCCTAAAACAAAGACTTCTTATTATTATATTATCACAATTCATGTTGTCTATTTGTTTTAATTCCTCTTAAACGTGTAGGCCTTCCCAATGATGAAACATCCTGAATATTTAACCACAGTTTATAATCCGCGAATACTCCAGATCCTCGACCTTCTTTAATCGACTTCTCAACTTTAGATGTCCTAGTTCTTTTAGAAATAAAAACACTCCTTTAGATTATAGTAATCCAAAGGAGTAAAACGGTATAACTTTATTTAAAACGGTACATCTTTTTTAAAAACAGTAAAACTTCATTTAAAATCTAC is drawn from Solibacillus sp. R5-41 and contains these coding sequences:
- a CDS encoding acyl-CoA dehydrogenase family protein, with translation MKATFLTKEHEMFREALRKMLQKEAYPYYEKWEEERDIPREFWLKLGENGFLLPWVEEQYGGLELDFSYSMILTEELEKVGVGLASGICLHSDIVSPYIATYGTEQQKQKWLPKSATGEYISAIAMTEPGAGSDLAGIKTTARKDGEYYILNGEKTFITNGVHADYVVVVCKTDTHAQPAYRGISLLIVENGTKGFKRGKKLNKIGMHSGDTAELIFEDVKVPVENLLGEEGKGFYYLMEKLQQERLVVALQVQVEAEEMLKLTIDYVKERKAFGSRIADFQNTQFKLAEMATEIDMGRNYVNTLTEKHMHGDDIVKEVSMAKWWISEMAKRVAAECLQLHGGYGYMEEYEIARRYRDISVTSIYAGTTEIMKGIIAKKILS
- a CDS encoding helix-turn-helix transcriptional regulator produces the protein MDNEKIGQLIYQLRKEKGLTQKQLADEMLLSDRTISKWERGSGCPDISLLPQLSTLLEVPIEYLLVGEITLNEMVGGNMKKSLYYVCPNCTNIGLATGNFTISCCGRKLEPLEAKKATDTEKLSIVEIDNEWSISSEHPMTKAHYISFVAFATGEQIQLIKLFPEWSLNVRLPKKKHGQILWYDTNDGLFYQYIR